The following coding sequences lie in one Flavobacterium cyclinae genomic window:
- a CDS encoding dihydroorotase, with protein MSCFLIRNAKIVNEGKIVEGDILIENEFIKEIAEKISPKSSDCVIIDAEGSYVMPGAIDDQVHFREPGLTHKGNIETESRAAVAGGITSFIEQPNTVPNAVTQELLEDKYQIASQTSYANYSFMMGGTNDNLEEILKTNPRNVAGLKLFLGSSTGDMLVDSTASLDKIFSNTKLLIAVHSEDETIVKNNLAKYKEIYGDDIPVEKHPEIRSVEACYKSTERIIELAKKTGARLHVFHISTAKELDLFTNKIPLEEKQITAEVCIHHLWFTDADYKTKGSLIKWNPAVKSQEDKDGLWKALLDDRIDVIATDHAPHTLEEKMQVYTKAPSGGPLVQHAVVAMFEAHHQGKISVEKIVEKMCHNPAKIFKIEKRGFIREGYYADLAIVNPHLPWNVKKENILYKCGWSPFEEYNFKSRVTHTFVNGKLVFQNGKVKEVKVGQRLLFERNL; from the coding sequence ATGAGTTGTTTTTTAATTAGAAATGCAAAAATTGTTAACGAAGGAAAAATAGTTGAAGGTGATATTTTAATTGAAAATGAATTTATTAAAGAAATCGCTGAAAAAATTAGTCCAAAATCATCTGACTGTGTTATAATTGATGCAGAGGGAAGTTATGTAATGCCAGGAGCTATTGATGATCAAGTGCATTTCAGAGAACCAGGACTTACTCATAAAGGGAATATTGAAACAGAAAGTAGAGCTGCTGTTGCTGGAGGAATAACGTCATTTATTGAACAACCTAATACGGTTCCAAATGCAGTTACTCAAGAACTTTTAGAAGATAAATATCAAATTGCTTCTCAAACTTCATATGCTAATTACTCATTTATGATGGGTGGTACTAATGATAATTTAGAAGAAATATTAAAAACAAATCCTAGAAATGTTGCAGGATTAAAACTTTTTTTAGGCTCTTCAACTGGTGATATGTTAGTGGACAGTACTGCTTCATTAGATAAAATATTCTCAAATACAAAGTTATTAATTGCAGTTCATAGCGAAGACGAAACTATAGTAAAAAATAATTTAGCGAAATACAAAGAAATATATGGTGATGATATTCCTGTAGAGAAACATCCTGAAATTCGAAGTGTTGAGGCTTGCTATAAATCTACCGAACGAATCATTGAATTAGCAAAAAAAACTGGAGCTAGACTTCATGTTTTTCATATTTCAACTGCTAAAGAATTAGATTTATTTACCAATAAAATTCCTTTAGAGGAAAAACAAATTACAGCAGAAGTTTGTATTCATCATTTGTGGTTTACGGATGCTGATTATAAAACAAAAGGTTCTTTAATCAAATGGAATCCTGCAGTTAAATCTCAAGAAGACAAAGATGGCTTATGGAAAGCATTATTAGATGATAGAATTGATGTAATTGCAACAGATCATGCGCCACACACTTTAGAAGAAAAAATGCAAGTGTACACAAAAGCACCTTCTGGAGGACCATTAGTTCAACATGCGGTTGTTGCAATGTTTGAAGCGCATCATCAAGGTAAAATTTCGGTTGAAAAAATCGTTGAAAAAATGTGCCATAATCCGGCTAAAATTTTCAAAATTGAAAAAAGAGGATTTATACGTGAAGGTTATTATGCCGATTTAGCTATAGTAAATCCGCATTTACCATGGAATGTTAAAAAAGAAAACATCTTATACAAATGTGGTTGGTCGCCTTTTGAAGAATATAATTTTAAATCTAGAGTAACGCATACTTTTGTGAATGGAAAATTAGTTTTTCAAAATGGAAAAGTAAAAGAAGTTAAAGTTGGACAAAGATTACTTTTTGAAAGAAATTTATAA
- a CDS encoding DUF4296 domain-containing protein, with translation MKHLIFILGTVFLISCSNNPTPKPENLLEEEVMVNIIYDLSILQAAEGAYTYKLADSNIEIDQYIFDKYKIDSTTFSQNQLYYASDLSKYKKIYKKVIEKLDNEKLKNEELLKDADNATKQKDPAPLN, from the coding sequence ATGAAGCACTTAATTTTTATATTGGGAACCGTTTTTTTAATTTCCTGTTCCAATAACCCAACACCTAAGCCAGAAAATTTATTGGAAGAGGAAGTTATGGTTAATATTATTTATGATTTATCTATACTTCAAGCAGCTGAGGGTGCTTATACGTACAAGTTAGCCGATTCAAATATTGAAATAGATCAATATATCTTTGATAAATATAAAATAGATAGTACTACTTTCAGCCAAAACCAACTCTATTACGCTTCAGATTTAAGTAAATACAAAAAAATATATAAGAAAGTAATTGAAAAGCTTGATAATGAAAAGCTTAAAAATGAAGAATTATTAAAAGATGCAGATAATGCAACTAAACAAAAGGATCCTGCTCCACTAAATTAG